The Lacipirellula parvula genome window below encodes:
- a CDS encoding alpha/beta hydrolase: MNRLQTSKASSFQLSSPFETHLNFNQPSTSTKVAPRRRDRAAAPHYALFAPLHYERGYAYPLLIWLHDDGGSERELRQLMPHVSVRNYVAAAARGVGADTGRHGHTWEHCADSTCEAAERVTECIEAAKRRFNVHSNRVFIAGQGSGGTMALRLALRYPEQFAGVISIGGAMPRSNAPLNRVKEARGLPILLASCRDSDVYPQAEVVSDLRLLHSAGFSLALRQYPGDDELTTAMLADMDRWIMERISTAGAKVS, translated from the coding sequence ATGAATCGCCTGCAAACCTCCAAGGCGTCGAGTTTTCAGCTTTCCTCTCCGTTCGAGACCCACCTCAACTTCAATCAGCCCAGCACGTCGACCAAGGTCGCCCCGCGGCGACGCGATCGTGCAGCGGCTCCCCATTATGCGTTGTTCGCCCCGCTCCATTACGAGCGCGGCTACGCTTACCCGTTGCTCATCTGGCTGCACGACGACGGCGGCAGCGAGCGTGAACTGCGCCAGTTGATGCCGCATGTGAGCGTGCGTAACTACGTCGCCGCAGCGGCTCGCGGCGTTGGCGCCGACACCGGTCGCCACGGTCACACCTGGGAACATTGTGCGGATTCGACTTGTGAAGCCGCCGAACGCGTTACCGAATGCATCGAAGCCGCCAAGCGTCGCTTCAATGTCCACTCGAATCGCGTCTTCATCGCCGGCCAGGGTAGCGGCGGCACAATGGCACTGCGGTTGGCTCTCCGCTATCCAGAGCAATTCGCCGGCGTGATCTCGATCGGCGGCGCCATGCCTCGCAGCAACGCCCCGCTGAATCGCGTCAAGGAAGCTCGCGGCCTGCCGATCTTGCTTGCTAGCTGCCGCGACAGCGACGTCTATCCACAAGCGGAAGTCGTGAGCGATTTGCGGTTGCTCCACTCGGCCGGCTTCTCGCTCGCGCTGCGGCAGTATCCCGGCGACGACGAACTGACCACCGCGATGCTGGCAGACATGGACCGCTGGATCATGGAGCGGATTTCCACCGCCGGCGCCAAGGTTTCCTAA
- the fliE gene encoding flagellar hook-basal body complex protein FliE has translation MTSIQSTTQSFTPLLSPSMNSPTAGEANGSFKSALLKSIDDVNSMQMDADKAVETLMTGGDADPAAVLTAVQKADLAFRMMMQMRNKMMQVYQEVKDIRI, from the coding sequence ATGACAAGCATCCAAAGCACCACGCAATCGTTCACGCCGCTGCTGTCGCCGTCGATGAACTCGCCGACTGCCGGCGAGGCCAATGGTTCGTTCAAATCGGCGCTGCTGAAGTCGATCGACGACGTCAACTCGATGCAAATGGACGCCGACAAAGCGGTCGAAACGCTAATGACCGGCGGCGACGCCGATCCGGCCGCGGTGCTCACGGCAGTGCAAAAGGCCGACCTCGCCTTCCGCATGATGATGCAGATGCGGAACAAGATGATGCAGGTTTACCAAGAAGTGAAAGACATTCGGATTTAG
- a CDS encoding FliG C-terminal domain-containing protein, giving the protein MNYDQNERIRRAAILVASIDESLAEQMLDSLPPSEATKILAEYDRLGEIDPEEQRDVLAEFRRAGRREAEASSGVEFTYSAPQASVNVEPAPPVAPLPTPAEEAAAAAEAALVAELLNAEHPQTIAVALSRMAHDRGAAVFAQLLPTLQGEVFERLANLQVTDESAVTELESELQQRIELQRQRRDRAAAGAEMARRIVAKTAPGQRDSLLARISPSDSTLNIAAHTAVAANGATPALSVQQTRELELAIQQARELVAAQDDLQGEEGGFEAWTDGPEYGEETEVAFDPALLEDRSRDLERLNDAALLRALQAADERTVQLALACSSEKFLRRVAAKLPRAAAARLRMAVRSIGPTRLIELRAAQHELLHLAAQTAHKVAA; this is encoded by the coding sequence ATGAACTACGACCAAAACGAACGAATCCGCCGCGCTGCGATCCTGGTCGCCAGCATCGACGAGTCGTTGGCCGAACAGATGCTCGACAGCCTGCCGCCGTCGGAAGCGACCAAGATTCTCGCCGAGTACGATCGCCTGGGCGAAATCGATCCTGAAGAGCAGCGAGACGTGCTGGCCGAGTTCCGCCGCGCGGGCCGGCGTGAAGCCGAAGCGAGCAGCGGCGTCGAATTTACCTATTCCGCGCCGCAAGCATCGGTGAACGTTGAACCAGCGCCGCCTGTCGCGCCGCTGCCGACGCCAGCCGAAGAAGCGGCCGCGGCGGCCGAAGCCGCGCTGGTCGCCGAGTTGCTCAACGCCGAGCATCCGCAAACCATCGCCGTCGCCTTATCGCGAATGGCCCATGACCGTGGCGCCGCCGTCTTCGCACAATTGCTGCCGACGCTGCAAGGCGAGGTCTTCGAACGCCTCGCCAACCTGCAGGTTACCGACGAGTCGGCCGTTACCGAGCTTGAATCGGAACTGCAGCAACGCATCGAACTGCAACGTCAACGCCGCGACCGAGCGGCCGCGGGCGCCGAAATGGCTCGCCGCATCGTCGCCAAGACGGCGCCAGGCCAGCGCGATTCGCTGCTCGCGAGAATCTCGCCGAGCGATTCGACACTTAATATCGCAGCTCACACGGCAGTAGCTGCGAACGGAGCAACGCCCGCACTGAGCGTCCAGCAGACGCGTGAGTTGGAGCTTGCAATCCAACAAGCCCGCGAACTAGTCGCCGCTCAAGACGACCTCCAAGGCGAAGAAGGCGGCTTCGAAGCCTGGACCGACGGCCCCGAATACGGCGAAGAAACCGAAGTCGCGTTCGACCCTGCGCTCCTCGAAGATCGCTCCCGCGATCTGGAACGCCTGAACGACGCCGCATTGCTGCGAGCCCTGCAAGCCGCCGACGAACGGACCGTGCAACTCGCGCTGGCCTGTTCGAGCGAAAAGTTCCTCCGCCGCGTTGCGGCCAAGTTGCCGCGGGCCGCGGCCGCTCGGTTGCGGATGGCGGTTCGCTCGATCGGTCCGACGCGGCTGATCGAACTACGGGCGGCACAACACGAATTGCTCCACCTCGCCGCGCAAACGGCTCACAAGGTCGCAGCGTAA
- the mdh gene encoding malate dehydrogenase, giving the protein MAARYFASAVGVSTLPRSLPSQVSETGGVRVMRRAKISIIGAGNVGATTAHWCAAAELGDIVLVDVSQTEDMPKGKALDLMQSSPVMMFDANVVGTTSYEATKDSDVVVITAGLPRKPGMSRDDLLGTNAKIMTAVCNEIKKTSPNAVVIVVSNPLDAMVQRALQVTGFPPSRVVGQAGVLDTARYRTFLAMELGVSVEDVSALLMGGHGDTMVPLPSCTSVGGIPVTQLIKPERLKEIIERTAKGGAEIVSLLKTGSAYYAPAAATTQMVEAIVRDKKRLIPCAAYCDKEYGVGGYYVGVPVILGTNGVEKIVELKLEETEKAAFQKSVDAVKELVTVMAGLV; this is encoded by the coding sequence CTGGCGGCGCGATACTTTGCGTCGGCGGTTGGCGTTTCGACGCTGCCCCGCTCATTGCCATCACAAGTTAGTGAAACTGGGGGAGTTCGAGTCATGCGACGGGCGAAGATCAGCATCATCGGGGCCGGAAACGTCGGCGCCACCACGGCTCACTGGTGTGCGGCGGCCGAACTGGGCGACATCGTCCTGGTCGATGTTTCGCAAACCGAAGATATGCCCAAGGGCAAGGCTCTTGACCTGATGCAGTCGTCCCCTGTGATGATGTTCGATGCGAACGTCGTCGGCACGACCAGCTACGAAGCGACCAAAGACAGCGACGTCGTCGTCATCACCGCCGGCCTGCCGCGCAAGCCAGGCATGAGCCGCGACGACCTGCTTGGCACGAACGCCAAGATCATGACCGCTGTCTGCAACGAAATCAAAAAGACGAGCCCCAACGCCGTCGTCATCGTCGTCAGCAACCCGCTCGACGCGATGGTGCAGCGGGCGCTGCAAGTGACCGGCTTCCCGCCGTCGCGCGTCGTCGGTCAGGCCGGCGTCCTCGACACGGCTCGCTATCGCACCTTCTTGGCGATGGAGCTCGGCGTCAGCGTCGAAGACGTCTCGGCCCTGCTGATGGGTGGCCACGGCGACACGATGGTGCCACTGCCGAGCTGCACGAGCGTCGGCGGCATCCCCGTCACGCAGCTCATCAAGCCAGAGCGTTTGAAGGAAATCATCGAGCGGACCGCCAAGGGTGGCGCTGAAATCGTCAGCCTGCTGAAGACCGGCAGCGCTTACTACGCACCGGCCGCTGCGACGACGCAGATGGTCGAAGCGATCGTCCGCGACAAGAAGCGGCTCATTCCTTGCGCCGCCTACTGCGACAAGGAATACGGCGTCGGCGGCTACTACGTCGGCGTGCCGGTGATCCTCGGCACCAATGGCGTCGAGAAGATTGTGGAGCTGAAGCTCGAAGAAACCGAGAAGGCGGCGTTCCAAAAGAGCGTCGACGCGGTGAAAGAGCTCGTCACGGTGATGGCGGGCTTGGTGTAG
- a CDS encoding sigma-54-dependent transcriptional regulator: MRTKPDSSAKGEPESRGRVLVVDDHAAVRESVIDVLRQAGYEVSGLASAVEALPLLERAAFDVVVTDLQMPAMDGLEFIRQMSLRRLPTQVIMITAHATIASAVEAMRFGAFDYLEKPFDVTRLEELVARAMDRRRICGDDASASLDSEPVTPARVTASRSSSSDSLEAMGMIGDSPAMRLLRERIRQVGPTDETVLICGESGTGKELVARAVHTVSRRAAGPLVSLNCPSLSPQLAESELFGHRRGAFTGADVDRVGRFELAKGGAILLDEITEIDLPLQAKLLRVLQERTFELVGASETRQADVRVIASTNRDLMVEIAGGRFREDLYYRLAVVPLELPPLRSRGDDVQLLADHFLDRAAKRLGRPRLELTEDCRNLLAAYHWPGNVRELENIITRACVLSGGAPIAACDIRPWLQQPEGIRLHAAASGVAATTLPSFPEATPAAGNLDDMERAMIVATLQRFGGNRGQTAAALGIGVRTLSGKLRSYGFAPRTREFGETGGLTSHRQFPPIGPANIAVDQSLKTA, translated from the coding sequence ATGCGAACGAAGCCAGATTCATCGGCGAAGGGCGAACCGGAGTCGCGCGGACGGGTGTTGGTCGTCGACGACCACGCCGCCGTGCGGGAATCGGTGATCGACGTGCTGCGCCAAGCCGGTTACGAGGTGAGCGGTTTGGCGAGCGCCGTCGAAGCGCTGCCGCTGTTGGAACGAGCGGCGTTCGACGTCGTCGTTACCGACCTGCAAATGCCGGCGATGGATGGGCTCGAGTTTATTCGGCAGATGTCGCTGCGGCGGCTGCCGACGCAAGTGATCATGATCACCGCTCACGCGACAATCGCCTCGGCGGTCGAAGCGATGCGGTTCGGGGCGTTCGATTATTTGGAAAAGCCGTTCGACGTCACGCGCTTGGAAGAATTGGTCGCGCGAGCGATGGATCGCCGCCGGATCTGCGGCGACGACGCCTCCGCGTCACTCGATAGCGAGCCAGTAACGCCTGCGAGAGTGACAGCGTCACGTTCATCCAGCAGCGATTCGCTCGAAGCAATGGGCATGATTGGCGACAGCCCCGCCATGCGGCTGCTGCGGGAGCGGATCCGCCAGGTGGGCCCGACCGACGAGACAGTCCTCATCTGCGGCGAAAGCGGCACCGGTAAGGAACTGGTCGCCCGGGCAGTCCACACGGTGAGCCGCCGCGCTGCGGGCCCGCTGGTGAGCCTGAACTGCCCTAGCCTGTCGCCGCAGCTCGCGGAGAGCGAACTCTTCGGCCACCGTCGCGGCGCGTTCACCGGGGCCGACGTCGATCGCGTCGGCCGATTCGAGCTTGCCAAGGGTGGCGCGATCCTCCTCGACGAAATCACTGAAATCGACCTGCCGCTGCAGGCGAAGCTCCTGCGCGTGTTGCAGGAGCGGACGTTCGAACTCGTTGGCGCCAGCGAAACGCGGCAAGCCGACGTACGGGTGATCGCCAGCACCAATCGCGATCTGATGGTGGAGATCGCCGGCGGCCGCTTTCGCGAAGACCTTTACTACCGCCTCGCGGTGGTGCCGCTTGAGCTACCGCCGCTCCGGAGTCGCGGCGACGACGTGCAACTACTGGCCGATCACTTTCTCGATCGCGCCGCGAAGCGACTTGGCCGCCCGCGGTTGGAGCTGACCGAAGATTGCCGCAACCTGCTGGCCGCGTATCACTGGCCCGGCAATGTGCGGGAATTGGAGAACATCATCACGCGAGCCTGCGTGCTGAGCGGCGGGGCGCCGATCGCGGCCTGCGATATCCGCCCCTGGCTGCAGCAGCCTGAAGGCATTCGGCTCCACGCCGCGGCGAGCGGCGTCGCAGCGACCACACTCCCGTCGTTTCCTGAAGCCACGCCCGCGGCAGGAAATCTCGACGACATGGAGCGGGCGATGATCGTCGCCACCCTCCAGCGATTCGGCGGCAATCGGGGCCAAACGGCCGCCGCTCTCGGCATCGGCGTCCGTACGCTCAGCGGCAAGCTCCGCTCTTACGGCTTCGCCCCGCGGACGCGCGAATTTGGCGAAACCGGGGGACTGACGAGTCATCGGCAGTTTCCGCCGATCGGTCCGGCCAATATTGCCGTTGATCAATCTCTCAAGACTGCGTAA
- a CDS encoding flagellar export chaperone FlgN, which yields MHNNSTKLLADLVSKRRKCLTQLRELGTRQMQMIAAGEMADLLRLVAAKQQLIVALQAIEQQLQPFHAEAPESRQWESSEARARCAADAEACRILIQEVMAMEQAGEQQMVERRDLVAAQLRTAATGSRVRDAYQAQSR from the coding sequence ATGCATAACAATTCCACAAAACTGCTGGCCGACTTGGTCTCCAAGCGTCGCAAATGCTTAACGCAGTTGCGCGAGTTGGGGACGCGGCAGATGCAAATGATCGCCGCTGGCGAAATGGCCGACTTGCTGCGGCTGGTAGCGGCCAAGCAGCAGCTGATCGTCGCATTGCAGGCGATCGAGCAGCAACTGCAACCGTTTCATGCGGAAGCCCCGGAGAGCCGGCAGTGGGAATCGAGCGAGGCCCGCGCCCGTTGCGCGGCCGACGCCGAGGCATGCCGCATACTGATTCAAGAAGTGATGGCGATGGAACAAGCCGGCGAACAGCAAATGGTCGAACGCCGCGACCTCGTCGCCGCGCAACTGCGAACCGCCGCGACAGGAAGCCGCGTCCGCGACGCCTACCAAGCCCAATCTCGCTGA
- the flgC gene encoding flagellar basal body rod protein FlgC has translation MFPIFDVSTSGLVAQRTRLNAISSNIANISTTRNEAGQPEAYTPRYVTFQADADLHTNGGGMGVKVGSVEYSNEAPLMKYEPGHPDANADGYVAYPNVDMTTEFVDALEATRAYEANIGVLEITKDLTNRSLQIVA, from the coding sequence ATGTTTCCAATCTTCGATGTGAGCACGAGCGGGTTGGTGGCGCAGCGGACGCGACTGAATGCCATCTCCTCGAACATTGCGAATATTTCGACGACGCGGAACGAAGCCGGGCAACCCGAGGCCTACACGCCGCGGTACGTCACCTTCCAGGCGGATGCAGATCTGCACACTAACGGCGGCGGGATGGGCGTGAAGGTCGGCTCGGTCGAATATTCGAACGAAGCGCCGCTAATGAAGTACGAACCGGGCCACCCCGATGCGAACGCCGACGGCTACGTCGCTTACCCGAACGTCGACATGACCACCGAATTCGTCGATGCCCTCGAAGCGACGCGAGCCTACGAAGCCAACATCGGCGTGCTCGAAATCACCAAAGATTTAACGAACCGTTCGTTGCAAATCGTGGCCTAG
- a CDS encoding sensor histidine kinase: MTNLKLHIEDDEPDDSARYDSPSNNAAESAEEPSLAVILEAWNDATLRLQQTHETLQGEVARLTDELAKKDQELARQTRLADLGRMASHVAHEVRNSLVPVNLYMSLLRRRLSDDSGSLDVLAKVEAGFTALDSTVNDLLSFTAHREPQWRSFILQDLVEEVLDSLAPQLDAQRIETSVDVPPNTLVTADREMMRRAILNLVLNSVDAMPRGGDLVVTSYLRRGGLELEIADSGPGLPEDNQGKIFDPFFTTKATGTGLGLSIVNRIVEAHGGRVTAMNCPEGGAAFTIELPPRRAMGMAA, from the coding sequence ATGACAAACCTAAAACTCCACATCGAAGACGACGAGCCGGACGACTCCGCTCGCTACGATTCGCCTAGCAACAATGCCGCCGAATCCGCCGAAGAGCCAAGTCTCGCCGTAATCCTCGAAGCGTGGAACGACGCCACGTTGAGGTTGCAGCAAACCCACGAAACGCTACAAGGCGAAGTCGCGCGGCTGACCGACGAGTTGGCGAAGAAAGATCAAGAGCTCGCACGGCAGACGAGGCTGGCCGACTTGGGCCGGATGGCGTCGCACGTCGCTCACGAGGTGCGCAACAGCTTAGTACCCGTGAACTTGTACATGAGTTTGCTCAGAAGAAGGTTGTCGGACGACTCCGGCAGCCTCGATGTATTGGCCAAAGTGGAGGCAGGGTTTACGGCCCTGGATTCAACCGTGAACGATCTCCTCAGTTTCACCGCCCATCGCGAACCGCAGTGGCGCTCCTTCATCTTGCAAGATTTGGTGGAAGAGGTGCTCGATTCCCTGGCGCCGCAGCTCGACGCCCAGCGGATTGAAACTTCCGTCGACGTGCCGCCGAATACCTTGGTCACGGCCGATCGCGAGATGATGCGGCGGGCGATTCTCAATTTGGTGCTCAACTCAGTCGATGCGATGCCGCGCGGCGGTGATCTCGTAGTCACCTCGTACTTGCGTCGCGGCGGGTTAGAACTCGAAATCGCCGACAGCGGGCCGGGGCTCCCCGAAGACAATCAGGGGAAAATTTTCGACCCGTTCTTCACGACCAAGGCGACCGGCACTGGCCTGGGTCTCTCGATCGTCAATCGCATCGTCGAGGCCCACGGCGGCCGCGTCACCGCGATGAACTGCCCTGAGGGTGGCGCCGCGTTCACGATCGAACTACCGCCGCGTCGTGCGATGGGGATGGCCGCCTAG
- a CDS encoding flagellar basal body rod protein FlgB, translating into MMSSMFDASTLPLLEQVVNFTEARHGVLAGNIANLDTPGYRTRDLSSEAFQGRLQEAIDERRRPAAPAPYPYTPASPPVMSTSSANSPTRHEREMSAISDDFHGMLRHDDNNSSMEEQISEITKNQQVHNMALSLMNAQFRLLRSAITERA; encoded by the coding sequence ATGATGTCTTCGATGTTCGACGCGTCGACGTTGCCCCTGCTTGAGCAGGTCGTCAACTTCACCGAAGCGCGGCATGGCGTCTTGGCCGGCAACATTGCCAACCTCGATACCCCCGGCTATCGGACGCGAGATCTGTCATCGGAGGCGTTTCAAGGTCGTTTGCAAGAAGCGATTGATGAGCGGAGACGGCCCGCGGCCCCAGCGCCGTATCCGTATACCCCGGCGTCGCCGCCGGTCATGTCTACCTCTTCGGCAAACTCCCCCACGCGACATGAGCGTGAAATGTCAGCAATCAGCGACGACTTTCACGGCATGCTGCGACACGATGACAACAACTCGAGCATGGAAGAGCAGATCAGCGAGATCACGAAGAATCAACAGGTCCACAACATGGCGCTCAGCTTGATGAACGCCCAATTCCGGTTGTTGAGATCGGCCATTACCGAACGAGCGTAG
- a CDS encoding tetratricopeptide repeat protein translates to MEAPHGHAATPPPADEHASSEGRLTRMLHWATGSKLRKAIAALTIFTLLGGSVAAFSLFEQWAEEVVERDYVQLALKSLDEGKYADAKSMIGRMQQQPASPRQLASALFVLGVVKANEADLEAAASRRRAMHEIAARYLKKALKLDLDESRHGQANFLLGRSLVRSGQTKDAVRILEESLLDPKQPTVEIHALLVTAHLDGKEPDFPAALRHNEQVLADPKLSDEKRQHATLVSAEAMLRLGRRSAARELLQKLKANGVEEANRVLTLARIDLDDAEDLPVASQDRNDLLQRAQRQLQQVPQLDVSHDVPTRQAALWIARYFELSNEHDAAAAEYAKVAKVYPDTAAGLTAALAAADYHRRNGRLEKALVDYKLVLHAIDSQEGYDDSLLPLEDLRDRMKEAFDQCIEQRLYSEALTLVDLFHAVFGETLTTEMRARTHDQWGQRQLEQAAADPLGTETLRQEGRKQLREAGRAYEALARLRFASRQFVDDLWNAAESYFNGQSYTNAARVYAEYLHHESRRRNPLALLRLGQSELAARKFDLAVEALSECVEMYPLDPVAYQARLEAARAYEKLDKPAEAEKMLVTNLVEDVLTPASPEWRDSLFELGTLLYQQKRYDESIKRLDEAVKRYPDSKETLLARYTIGRAYHAAAEEPAKRLAESKTENERLNARTQMTELLIKAHENYLNVQRTLTLGGGDASDPMQQTLLRNCYMLQGSVLFELRRFEEALKAYGNVITSYQSDPIAMESFLQAAACWRRLDQPVKARVTLDQAKLVLKEMPPTTDFRTATNFTRTQWEYLLNQMSLW, encoded by the coding sequence ATGGAAGCCCCGCACGGACACGCCGCAACGCCGCCGCCGGCCGATGAGCATGCCTCGTCGGAAGGTCGGCTCACGCGCATGCTTCACTGGGCGACCGGTTCGAAGTTGCGAAAGGCGATCGCCGCGCTCACGATCTTCACGTTGCTCGGCGGCTCCGTCGCGGCGTTTAGTCTGTTCGAGCAGTGGGCCGAGGAAGTCGTCGAACGCGACTACGTGCAGCTCGCGCTCAAATCGCTCGACGAAGGCAAGTATGCCGACGCGAAGTCGATGATCGGCCGAATGCAGCAACAGCCGGCCAGTCCGCGGCAACTCGCGTCAGCTCTCTTCGTGCTCGGCGTCGTGAAGGCGAACGAGGCCGACCTCGAAGCGGCCGCGAGCCGTCGCCGTGCGATGCACGAGATTGCCGCGCGCTATTTGAAAAAGGCGTTGAAACTTGACCTCGACGAATCTCGCCACGGCCAGGCGAACTTCTTATTGGGACGCAGCCTCGTCCGCAGCGGCCAAACGAAAGACGCCGTTCGCATCTTGGAGGAATCGCTGCTTGATCCGAAGCAGCCGACCGTCGAGATCCACGCATTGTTGGTCACCGCGCACCTGGACGGTAAAGAGCCTGACTTTCCTGCAGCTCTCCGCCACAATGAGCAGGTTCTCGCCGATCCAAAACTTAGCGACGAGAAGCGCCAGCATGCGACGCTCGTGAGCGCCGAGGCGATGTTACGGCTCGGCCGTCGCTCCGCGGCGCGTGAACTGCTGCAGAAACTCAAAGCCAACGGCGTCGAAGAGGCGAATCGCGTGCTGACGCTCGCTCGCATCGACTTAGACGACGCCGAAGATCTTCCCGTCGCTTCGCAAGATCGCAATGATTTGCTGCAGCGAGCCCAGCGGCAGCTGCAACAAGTGCCGCAGCTTGATGTGAGCCACGACGTGCCCACGCGGCAGGCGGCGCTCTGGATCGCCCGCTACTTCGAACTCAGCAACGAGCACGACGCCGCCGCAGCCGAGTATGCGAAGGTCGCCAAAGTTTACCCCGACACCGCAGCCGGACTGACGGCGGCGCTCGCCGCGGCCGACTACCACCGCCGCAACGGTCGCCTGGAAAAGGCGCTCGTCGATTACAAGCTCGTCCTCCACGCAATCGACTCTCAAGAGGGGTACGACGATTCGCTGCTGCCGCTCGAAGACCTCCGCGACCGGATGAAAGAAGCGTTCGATCAGTGCATCGAGCAGCGGCTCTACTCCGAGGCGCTGACGCTGGTCGATTTGTTCCACGCCGTGTTCGGCGAAACGCTGACGACCGAAATGCGGGCCCGCACGCACGATCAGTGGGGCCAGCGGCAACTTGAGCAAGCGGCGGCAGATCCGCTCGGCACAGAAACGCTGCGGCAAGAAGGCCGCAAGCAACTCCGCGAGGCCGGCCGCGCGTACGAAGCGCTGGCTCGGTTGCGGTTCGCCTCGCGGCAATTCGTCGATGATTTGTGGAACGCGGCCGAGAGTTACTTCAACGGCCAAAGCTACACGAATGCGGCACGGGTCTACGCGGAGTACCTCCATCACGAGTCGCGTCGTCGCAATCCACTGGCGTTGCTGCGGCTGGGGCAATCGGAACTGGCGGCGCGGAAGTTCGACTTGGCCGTCGAAGCGCTCAGCGAATGCGTCGAGATGTATCCGCTCGACCCGGTCGCCTACCAGGCTCGTCTGGAGGCGGCGCGGGCTTACGAGAAGCTCGACAAGCCTGCCGAAGCTGAAAAGATGCTGGTGACTAACCTTGTGGAGGACGTGCTCACGCCAGCGAGCCCCGAGTGGCGCGACTCGCTATTCGAATTGGGCACGCTGCTCTACCAGCAAAAGCGCTACGACGAATCGATCAAGCGTCTCGACGAAGCCGTGAAACGCTATCCCGACTCGAAGGAGACGCTGCTCGCGCGCTACACGATCGGCCGCGCATACCACGCCGCGGCCGAAGAGCCGGCGAAGCGGTTGGCGGAGTCGAAGACGGAAAATGAGCGACTGAACGCCAGGACGCAGATGACCGAACTGCTGATCAAGGCGCACGAAAACTATCTGAACGTGCAGCGAACGCTCACCCTCGGCGGCGGCGACGCGAGCGACCCGATGCAGCAGACGCTGTTGCGAAACTGCTACATGCTGCAAGGCTCGGTATTGTTCGAGTTGCGGCGATTCGAGGAAGCACTGAAGGCGTACGGCAACGTGATCACTTCGTACCAAAGCGACCCGATCGCGATGGAGAGCTTTCTCCAAGCGGCGGCGTGCTGGCGTCGGCTCGATCAACCTGTGAAAGCCCGCGTGACGCTTGACCAGGCGAAGCTCGTATTGAAAGAGATGCCGCCGACGACCGACTTCCGCACGGCAACCAACTTCACGCGAACGCAGTGGGAATATTTGTTGAACCAGATGAGTCTGTGGTAG
- a CDS encoding endonuclease/exonuclease/phosphatase family protein, with product MRTTIITRREALLASLAAASALPCARALSQELLPPANAAASTRLLFYNTHLLPTIAQKVAGHRGQDDYRTAAIAAKLYRYDLVGLCEVFESRRRKEIIEVVQRDSRDAFQVIEQPKPWGRHLIGSGLMLLSRYPIIGEPHFITYRHASRVVTNGWKADGFAAKGAIHAQLRVREQPTAQIDCFLTHLESVSAKARGEQIAELATFIAKHASPERPAILIGDLNVAADAPGIPAAEDSEYRLLTSKLAFGEHRFVDLWPAFHDTTGGTSDALAKEHCRRIDYAFISPPQPVGLTLEPTAIRVEPFLDAKVEQGSLSDHAALECNFVLR from the coding sequence ATGCGCACCACCATCATCACTCGCCGCGAAGCGCTGCTGGCATCGCTAGCGGCGGCTAGCGCCTTGCCTTGCGCACGGGCTCTCAGCCAAGAGCTGCTGCCGCCCGCCAACGCGGCTGCCTCGACTCGGCTCCTCTTCTACAACACCCACTTGCTGCCGACGATCGCCCAGAAAGTGGCTGGCCACCGCGGGCAGGACGACTATCGCACCGCGGCAATCGCCGCGAAGCTTTATCGCTACGACCTCGTCGGCCTGTGCGAAGTGTTTGAATCGCGCCGCCGCAAGGAAATCATCGAGGTCGTGCAGAGGGACTCGCGTGACGCCTTTCAGGTGATCGAGCAGCCGAAGCCGTGGGGCCGGCACCTGATCGGCAGCGGCCTAATGCTGCTGTCACGCTACCCGATCATTGGCGAGCCCCACTTCATCACCTATCGCCATGCGTCGCGCGTGGTGACGAACGGCTGGAAGGCCGACGGATTCGCAGCGAAAGGAGCGATTCACGCCCAACTGCGGGTGCGCGAGCAGCCGACCGCGCAGATCGACTGCTTTCTCACGCACCTGGAGAGCGTCTCGGCGAAGGCCCGCGGCGAACAGATTGCGGAACTGGCTACCTTCATTGCCAAGCACGCTAGCCCTGAACGGCCTGCAATTCTCATCGGCGACCTGAACGTCGCCGCCGACGCTCCCGGGATTCCGGCCGCAGAAGACTCGGAGTATCGACTGCTGACAAGCAAGCTTGCGTTTGGCGAACACCGCTTCGTCGACCTCTGGCCGGCGTTCCACGATACTACTGGCGGAACGAGCGACGCCCTCGCAAAGGAGCATTGCCGCCGCATCGATTATGCGTTCATCTCGCCGCCGCAACCGGTCGGGCTGACGCTTGAACCCACGGCGATTCGCGTCGAACCGTTTCTCGATGCGAAGGTTGAGCAGGGGTCGCTCTCCGACCACGCGGCCCTGGAATGCAACTTCGTGTTGCGCTAG